Proteins from a genomic interval of Rubinisphaera italica:
- a CDS encoding BBP7 family outer membrane beta-barrel protein has protein sequence MTRSISSNEELPPSFFGMRVMYLIWNKTGFLKSASFLLATVIRTLKNNQTLRRASFCVMLCMFGVSIETCQAQPYAPGFESQLAGGSPWDARQRQYYEQVPADRGGFYEEVSPLDRFLQQVAAQSWIQVDYLLWNLGQNDEGVIGEEVLNVEYPQYGYGVFDRATGTSPTDSVGGTRNGYAPTMGIVDLNSMNGLRLKYGLKTTTGALEASTMWIFQTDRSASQAPFVFRNPAPSQNPNITTIGTPPAPALDTTGVTAIPFLRDSAITNSALIFDTSYAVDYSSSMFGTEINYLWDDDRPINGFHLNFLLGARYLKLDETMTQIGVDSDVATDANNNDITYFRTATIASEAINQLYGPQIGFRMELVEDRVTFGAQPALTLAVNHIDSRVSTNNLFQGDDPTTTTVDESTAPTTSFFNQDKLSPIFSLALYSKIRLFENVQLYASYDLLFLYAVSRPGQNVIYDDDGDQIPDIYVDPKQTNMLTQGLTVGTIFEF, from the coding sequence ATGACCAGATCGATTTCTTCCAACGAGGAACTGCCACCGTCATTCTTCGGGATGAGAGTTATGTATTTGATATGGAATAAGACAGGTTTTCTGAAGTCTGCGTCATTTCTATTGGCGACAGTTATCAGAACCCTTAAGAATAATCAAACCCTGCGACGGGCCTCTTTTTGTGTGATGCTCTGCATGTTCGGAGTTTCTATCGAAACCTGTCAGGCACAACCTTACGCGCCAGGCTTTGAGTCTCAATTGGCAGGAGGTTCCCCCTGGGATGCCCGGCAACGGCAATATTACGAACAGGTCCCCGCCGATCGTGGTGGATTTTATGAAGAAGTCTCGCCCTTAGATCGCTTTCTCCAACAGGTTGCCGCACAATCTTGGATTCAAGTCGATTACCTGCTCTGGAATCTGGGTCAAAACGATGAAGGTGTGATCGGGGAAGAGGTCCTCAATGTGGAATATCCGCAATATGGTTATGGCGTATTTGACCGTGCGACAGGAACATCTCCAACGGATTCCGTAGGTGGCACTCGTAACGGCTATGCTCCCACAATGGGAATCGTCGACCTCAATAGTATGAATGGTTTGAGGCTCAAGTATGGTTTGAAAACAACAACGGGGGCTTTAGAAGCCAGCACGATGTGGATTTTTCAGACGGATCGCAGTGCCTCTCAGGCTCCTTTTGTATTCCGTAACCCGGCTCCAAGTCAAAATCCAAACATTACAACAATAGGAACTCCACCCGCGCCAGCACTGGACACCACGGGGGTGACCGCCATCCCCTTCCTGAGAGATAGTGCCATTACCAACAGTGCATTAATTTTTGATACGTCCTACGCTGTCGACTACAGCTCGTCAATGTTCGGCACAGAAATCAATTATCTCTGGGACGACGATCGTCCAATCAATGGTTTCCACCTCAATTTTCTACTCGGGGCTCGCTATCTCAAACTCGACGAAACGATGACACAAATTGGTGTCGATAGTGATGTCGCCACTGATGCGAACAATAACGACATTACTTATTTTCGCACCGCGACGATCGCATCCGAAGCGATCAATCAGCTTTACGGACCACAAATCGGGTTTCGCATGGAACTCGTCGAGGATCGAGTAACATTTGGTGCACAGCCAGCATTGACACTGGCAGTCAACCATATTGACTCACGCGTCTCGACCAACAATCTGTTCCAGGGTGATGACCCCACAACGACGACTGTTGACGAATCGACCGCACCAACAACCAGCTTCTTCAATCAGGATAAACTTTCGCCAATATTCAGTCTCGCATTGTACTCCAAAATTCGTCTCTTCGAGAATGTACAACTCTATGCCAGCTACGACCTGCTGTTTCTGTATGCGGTTTCACGACCCGGACAAAATGTGATCTACGATGACGATGGTGATCAAATCCCCGATATCTATGTTGATCCCAAACAAACCAATATGCTCACTCAGGGTTTGACCGTCGGAACCATCTTTGAGTTCTAG
- a CDS encoding division/cell wall cluster transcriptional repressor MraZ, whose amino-acid sequence MSLPSEFGSAISDDQGETIVVKERFGCLSLWSASQWQTRMDQGVELIRQKILSGRMEHRWGEVQRLGRLLSTRQVTIKLANRSRLLIPENFREFLGVDANREVQIVGAVVCVEIWNPEAWIETLKLEMPGFNPLFKDLSS is encoded by the coding sequence TTGTCACTGCCCTCTGAATTCGGCTCTGCAATTTCGGATGATCAGGGAGAAACTATTGTGGTGAAGGAGCGTTTCGGTTGCCTGAGTTTGTGGTCGGCCAGTCAATGGCAGACACGGATGGATCAGGGGGTTGAACTCATTCGTCAGAAAATACTTTCAGGTCGGATGGAGCATCGCTGGGGAGAAGTTCAGCGGCTCGGTCGGCTTCTCTCAACACGACAAGTGACCATCAAACTGGCAAATCGATCGCGGTTATTGATTCCGGAGAACTTCCGAGAGTTTCTGGGAGTTGATGCCAATCGGGAAGTACAGATTGTGGGTGCGGTTGTTTGTGTAGAAATCTGGAATCCGGAGGCCTGGATCGAAACATTGAAGCTGGAAATGCCAGGTTTCAACCCCTTATTTAAGGATTTGAGTTCATAA
- a CDS encoding MFS transporter, with amino-acid sequence MSTQPTEAISSNAYRLLWAGFTAILAAGVGFAIRGGILDNWAGEYGFTNSQLGAIGGAGFTGFCFGIIIGGVIVDKIGYGWLVVAAFVFHVASAIVTFMPTPDMAQGTVYAFLFWGTFLFAIANGTLEAVANPLVATLFPTKRTHYLNILHASWPAGLVLGSAMGWVLDDRVGMHWKFQLALFLVPTVIYGLMFFGQKFPKSEASESGLSLGEMLREVGIFGGAVACFFLALFFAGVLGPIFPDAQTGNYVGYAIGGVLLIAVGILTNFSLGSWLIFVLFITHALVGAVELGTDGWIQNITGNILSSEQGKWLFVYTSTIMFLLRFCADFIEKKLGLSPVGILLVCSILACVGLNLASGITTFAGALVALGVYAVGKTFFWPTMLAVIGDRFPRTGAVAMSIMGGIGMMSAGLIGSAGLGYAKDRYAGETLKVADVQVYEEYKADSSSQFLFFGEVTGLDGQKFEEIKKIDPADRTEAQDLVVESSITGDRKTLVADSFIPGTMAIIYLLLFFYFKSIGGYKTVHLAGTKAEEIDKNDEVIPAHES; translated from the coding sequence ATGAGTACCCAGCCAACAGAAGCCATCAGTTCCAACGCCTACCGGCTATTATGGGCCGGTTTTACTGCAATTTTAGCCGCGGGAGTGGGGTTCGCCATTCGTGGAGGAATCCTCGATAACTGGGCTGGTGAATATGGTTTCACGAATTCTCAACTGGGAGCAATTGGTGGAGCAGGTTTCACGGGATTCTGTTTCGGGATTATCATTGGTGGAGTGATCGTTGATAAAATCGGTTACGGCTGGTTGGTTGTTGCTGCGTTTGTCTTTCATGTTGCCTCAGCCATTGTTACCTTCATGCCTACGCCCGACATGGCACAGGGAACGGTCTATGCTTTTCTATTCTGGGGAACATTCCTGTTCGCCATCGCAAACGGAACACTTGAAGCAGTTGCAAACCCATTGGTTGCGACACTGTTTCCAACGAAACGAACTCACTACCTGAATATTCTGCATGCCAGCTGGCCGGCCGGACTGGTTCTGGGAAGTGCGATGGGTTGGGTTCTTGACGACCGTGTCGGCATGCACTGGAAATTTCAGCTGGCTTTGTTCCTGGTGCCAACTGTCATTTATGGATTGATGTTCTTTGGGCAGAAATTCCCCAAATCAGAAGCTTCTGAAAGCGGATTGAGTCTGGGAGAAATGCTTCGAGAAGTTGGTATCTTTGGCGGTGCCGTCGCCTGTTTCTTCCTGGCACTGTTTTTTGCAGGTGTACTCGGTCCTATCTTCCCAGACGCTCAAACTGGAAACTATGTTGGTTACGCCATCGGTGGAGTACTGCTGATTGCCGTTGGAATTCTTACGAATTTCTCACTCGGCTCCTGGCTCATCTTCGTCCTGTTCATCACTCACGCACTTGTCGGGGCTGTTGAGTTGGGAACAGATGGTTGGATTCAGAATATCACAGGCAATATTTTGAGTTCAGAACAAGGGAAATGGTTATTCGTTTACACATCCACAATCATGTTCCTGTTGCGATTCTGTGCAGACTTCATTGAGAAAAAACTGGGCCTTTCTCCAGTCGGAATTCTGCTCGTCTGTTCGATCCTGGCATGTGTCGGCTTGAATCTTGCCAGTGGTATTACAACCTTTGCTGGTGCATTGGTTGCACTTGGAGTGTATGCGGTAGGTAAAACATTCTTCTGGCCTACAATGCTTGCTGTTATTGGAGACCGATTTCCCCGAACCGGTGCTGTCGCGATGAGCATCATGGGTGGTATTGGAATGATGTCCGCAGGCCTGATTGGATCAGCTGGATTGGGTTATGCCAAAGATCGATATGCCGGTGAAACTCTCAAAGTTGCTGATGTTCAGGTTTACGAAGAATACAAAGCGGATTCATCGAGTCAATTTTTATTCTTTGGAGAAGTGACCGGACTCGATGGTCAGAAGTTTGAAGAGATTAAAAAAATTGACCCAGCAGATCGCACGGAAGCTCAGGATTTAGTTGTTGAATCCAGCATCACAGGTGATCGCAAGACTCTGGTAGCGGACTCCTTTATTCCAGGTACAATGGCGATCATCTATCTGCTGCTGTTCTTCTACTTCAAATCGATTGGTGGCTACAAAACCGTGCACTTGGCAGGCACTAAAGCTGAGGAAATCGATAAAAACGATGAAGTCATTCCAGCTCACGAAAGCTAA